In the genome of Erpetoichthys calabaricus chromosome 13, fErpCal1.3, whole genome shotgun sequence, the window ttttccagaactgtgctggcttttttagatgttctttgagtccaatctagcctttctattcttgaggcttatgagtggcttgcaccttgcagtgcaccctctgtatttactttcatgtagtcttctctttatggtagacttggatatcgatacgcctaccccctggagagtgttgttcacttggttggctgttgtgaaagggtttctcttcatcatggaaatgattctgcgatcatccaccactgttgtcttccgtggacgtcaaggtctttttgcgttgctgagttcaccagtgcttgctttctttctcaggatgtaccaaactgtagattctgccactcataatattgtagcaatttctcggatgggttttttctgttttcgcagcttaaggatggcttctttcacctgcacggagagctcctttgaccgcatgttgtttgttcacagcaaaatcttccacatgcaagcacatCTCAAATGAACTCCAAGCCTTTTatctggcggagtggtggctctgaggctagggatctgcactggcaatcggaaggttgccggttcgaatcccgtaaatgccaatagggactctgctctgttgggcctttcagcaaggcccttaacctgcaattgctgagcgctttgagtagtgagaaaagcgctatataaatgcaaggaattattattattattatctgcttaattgataatgacataatgatggacttgcccacacctgcccatgaaatagcctttgagtcaattgtccaattacttttgagcccctgaaatgaagggattgtgttaaaaaaatgctttagttgcctcacatttttatgcaatcgttttgttcaccccactgaattaaagctgaaagtctgcacttcaactgcatcggagttgtttcatttaaaattcattgtggtaatgtacagaaccaaaattagaaaaaagttgtctctgtccaaatatttatggacctaactgtacatatatatatatactgtatgtgtgtgttattctGTTCATCTAGGTTGTAAGGCACTGGCATTCCCAGTCTTTTGAAGCAATAACATCCATTATAAACACCATCAATGCTttagttaaaattttaaatggtattttgataataaaaggtatcaatttctatcaaaaacacgAACATTTCTGGATGACCCCAATATTTTTAACAGCAGTGTACATAATGCAAAGCTGACTAAATTACTCACTTGTCAACAAAACACTATATCCTGTTTAGCTAAAATGCTTTAATTTGGGAAGATGGTACATCTAGGGGAGCATACATCTACTAAGAAATGACATTTTGATATACCAAGAACCCTCACACAACAGAAAAACtacataccccaaaatctcaaaaatgccttgatggacttgactgaaatttggtgatattgtagaaaaaaagaaaatatttttttcctgggTGAAGCTGGTAACACAGCTAGTCATCATATTTAATACAAAGTGGTTTAAAGTTCTtaccatttaattaaaaacattaactCCCCTTTTTTATCAGTTGATCCAATAATACGCTCTGGTTGAAAGCCACAAGCAAAACCTCTTGGTTTTTCTTCCTCATATTGCTCTTCAGTCTCCTGAAGTTCAGATACCTGTTGGTGTTGCAAAAAAGTATCACTTAATTTgctgtaaattattagttattgaaagaagattatactgtatgtttggttATGCCACTGTTATTAGCTTACACTATACTTCATTTTTTCAGGCATTTATTATTTCcttattgcagaaaaatatttttgaagtaaCAAAGCAACTCATACTTGGTATGACTTACATAAGGTGCCAAGTTTGCCTATTGTAAATGAAAATGCACAGTAACTATGAAAATGCCATCTAACAGGTGATTGGGCATGCCCTATTGTATTCACCCTCATACCAGTTGCACTTTTTCTACTAAAGTACCACCAGACTTTTAGAACAGGAAagttttggaaagaaaaaaaaacactaagagGTCAAGGGCATTTTGCAGAGACAATATTACCAAGTCTAAATTAACCTGAAATGGAAAGAGCCagcactaagaaaaaaaatggctTCACAGTTAAAAACCAGATTGTTCACTATAGAGGGGGCATTTCCCTGCTAGCTTGACTGAGTAAGAGGATATGCAACTGAAAGGGCAGCCAACTGAACAAATTTCTCACAAGTGACATTTGGGGGTTTCTCCAGCATTAGTTCAGTCAGGGAGGGATGAGTGTAAGCAAGCCTAAATGAAAAGAGCCTAGTGACTTTTGAGGATTCATTTGGGATTTACCAAGGTAGGGAGAAGCAAGTATAGCACTGCTTAGGTGAAGAGAAACCATTGTGAAAAGAAGATGCCTTTCTAGTTAGAAGGCTGATTTCTTATTGGGGAGGAAGAATCTTTCTTTAGCTCCACTGGCTGAAACTGATATCAGCACCTTGAATACAGTACTACATTTTTCACATCCAGTAGTTACAAGTGAGGAGGCAGAATCTAGAGGGGCACTGTTTGAGCAAATTTTTCGCTGGTGACATTTAGTCTAAAGTGGGATAGTTTCacctaatttcctttttttttttttttgctgttttggtcTATGCGGATGATATGCTGTATGTACATCAGAAACAAGGTGATTTCAATGCAGTTAGTAGGCTAACTTGAGTGACAATGAGGAAACTGTTCATATGTAGGAGATGTACCTGAATGTGGCCAGTAAAGGACTAGCACTCTGTGCCTTGTGCTGGATATTTCCAGGATAGTTTCTGGCTACCtgtgacactgaactggattaagtagagtactgtgttcagttttagtcttcatattacaaaaagacagcagcactacagaAAGTCCACAAGTGAACAACTACACTGATACCAGGACTGAGAGGTAtaagctatgaggagagactaaAGGTACTGAacctttttttagtttaagcaaacagagattcaAATGTAATATcatagaaatgtttaaaattcggAAAGGAATTAATACAGTAGAGCCAACCTACTTTCATATCAATGTTGTGAAATTTGTTTTAATGCACAAGACTgattaaattaataatagttacatATTTTTGTTGATACAATTTAGAAGAGGATGATTCTAAAGTTAGGTATGTATTAAGTATATGTTCATTGCTGAATGAAAATTTGCTTTGGTGTTTTCAAAAGTAAATATGGAAATTCAAAACTGAACAGTGCGATTGCTCCAGGAGAATGAATTTTAGTCTTGGCCTAGTCACTGTCCAATGTGGACTTTTTACTttgtacttcagttttcttttcattatccGAAGGAAATGCATATTAATGATAGGATGTTTGATGTCTATATAAGTGAACATGAGGGTCTGTGCCATACACAGATTCCTGTAATGTGTCCTGTCACTGCAATAGGCTCCAGATCACAATATTTATGGGTGGATggaataacaaaataatttttatacacCAATGTGGAACTCTGATATGTTCAATACCTCTGGTGTAAGGATCTTAAAATATCAGCAAGAGAATTTGATGTAAACTAAGAAAATCCCAATATAGTTGTATATTATCTCCAATTCCAATTTCAATGCAAATACATATCTccttaattttgtgatttttcgCTTAAAAGTTTCCTGAAAAAATAAAGCTCTAACTGAAAAAGTGGTTAAAACAAACTAATAGCTACTGTACATCTCTAACTAAAGCAGACGTTAGAGATAAATTTTGCAGAAGTTGAGCTTCTAATcaaaaagggaaaccacaaacataataataaaactaaaatctttatttttcataacctgtttcaCTACAAAATTAAGCATTTGAGATTCTGGTTAGTTCATATTTTTCTGATGTGTAATACTGTAGGATACAAGCATATATCAGAGTTTAATTATTCATGTTTTTTACTCAATTTCTCCTGGAGAGGGTCATTGTGGCAACATACCAAACAGGAACAACCAAGTACCTTTCAGTTTTGATATCTGAATTATAGTGTATTTATCCCTATTAGATCAGAAACTTTAGCATCTTTTCATCTAATTAGGGTTACCCTCAATCAAGTACTATGCACCATATTTGGTGTAACCATTTTATCACCTTTTATCAAGATTGTgccctttgttaaaaaaaaaacaccactacAAGACCATATTTTATGAGGGTCACATATTTCTTCATTTGGCAACAAACTGTTGTGACTTTGTAGGGGAAACATGCTTGATTGCCACCAGCTTAAATGCTTCCTCTTCTTTACAGCACAGACATGGGCACGTGTTATACACTAGCAAGTGTTTTttccatgtatttatttaaatgtatttatgtttttagttttctgtttgtAGTCAAGTGTAGAGGTATATTAATTGATCTAAAAAAGAGCAGATACTATTGTGAATGTCACTGTGGGTGTTCACTCCCTCTGCAAAAAGAAATCTCTATGGAGCATTGTACAACAATAGGCCAATTCTGCAGTTGATCATCCATGtttatttgaccttggcttcaatttGACTAACAGCAGAGAACTGCACTGTGTGGGTTTGAACTACCCGTAAGTCTTCGTGTTGTAGTATGTCAGCTTCTATCCGTTACAGTTACCACataaattttcaaattgcctttacttgttAATTTACCTtcgtactgtatatttatatattaataatgcaGAGTGAAATTTTCTATTCCTGCGCTCCTAAACCTTCATCTGCTCTGGACTATTTACTCTCTCATTCTACCCTACTAAATTCAAAGCTTCCTTTGATGCGAGACTGCACCACTGTGATGTGTGCAGATGACTTAAGCTTCATATTGATTATCTTAGTGTGCTGCTTTAATGTCAGTATTATAAACTGACATACTATTTATGTCTTCATTTACATCTTTACTGTCTCATGAGCTTTGACCTTAGATCTGTGACCAACTTTGAACTTATCACTTTATCATATGAATTTACAGCACATCTGAAAACAATATGTTTTCTGTAAAATGGATGATATTTCCAGTATATATAATAGTTTTGATACAACAGTTTAATGTATTGTTTCACTTATGGTTTATGGACCTTTGTTCTTTGTGTATGCACACTATCTACAGGAACAACCTTGCTGGGAGTTGTTAAAACATTTGTACTGCATATAGCTCTGTGAGCTTATTCATTGGGCACATACAAACTGCTTTTGCTAACTTAAGTGCACTATGAGACACTAATATACCTGTAAGACAGTCACTGATAATGTCACCTACTAGTGTAATTCTAATCAGTTTGTCTAACAAAGATCCAAAACTGCAAATCTTTGCTTTACTTATGAAATAActttacttattaaataataagtTGTTTCAATCACTGTAATTATTGCTCTCTGATGATTCACTTTAAACTCGCtagttttttaattgtatatttgaTTTAGTTTTATGCATTCAGGGTCCTCTGCTGACTTGGAAGGAATGACTGTTTTCCATTTTATATTCATAGGTAAGCAGCTTTTCCTGTTCAATAGCTGTGGCGCCTGTGAAGGTGCAAAATATACTAAGCCTGCATCTTGTCAGTTTTGTTGGTTTAAATTGCCACAATAAATACTTCTACTTTTGTTTGAAATACACTAGTCTTTGgcagtaattaaataaaaatctattgTATTTGGTCTATAAAGAGGTGTAAAGAAACCCTTAAAGTTTACTAATATCACTTAGGACCACTTTTGACACCGCTGTTAATGATGTTATCCCACCCACTCTTATACATGAAGCTATCCTTaagtaaacaatataaataaaatataagtacacaatATAAATTCACTGTTTAGTAATCAGCTCCAGTGCACAAtaacaaaatactgaaaagaaaGACAAGTCAGACAAAACAGCAAAAGTACACTTAATGTtatatgcattttaaactgcATACACAAACACATCACCAGCAAACTCACTATGCTGTCCCAGCAGAGCTTAGGATGTTTACACCAACAGAAAGAAGGCTGCAACCTGTTCCATGAAACTATTGGGAAAGGTGAAAATGTGATTACCCCAATGGAGAGGGATTAAGCAGACAAGCTGGCCAGTATTATTAACTGCATTTTTACACAGGTTGCTCTGTTACTAATAATGCAGTCTTGATCAGCTTCCAGAGCCATTAGGGTACTGAATAAAGTGTCCATATACTCGAACCTTCATGCTGATGTTGTAAATGGGGGCCAAGCAAACTTAGAATTTCAGTTCCATCAGGTAATTAGCTCTGACATCCAGCCTGCTGCCAAGTGGTGACATTTCTTGTCTTGTTAAATACCAGAGagtctcttttctgcttggcagaAAGACAACTGCTTAGCAATTACTAGGCTGTTGTATCTATTCTCTCATGAAGTTTTAAGTttagggagaaagaaaaaaaaacctatacaACAAGGGAGGCAACAGAATAGCtctttaaacaaacaagaaagaagCAACATATTTTAACAGTGTTCAACACGCAATCCTGTTATGATAAAGGCTGCAGTGGTCATGATTTCACCAGTTAAGAAACAGCACCTTACACCACTGTCAAATTAACATATCAAACCTCAGATAGATAAGGAAGACCACTAGCTATGAAATGTCTAAAAGCAAGCTGTCACTATTTATCTACAATGTGACTCAGGCACGTATCTTACTCGTATAGCACTATACGGTCAAAGTTTGAGAAGTCTATCAGCAATTACAAGGTTCATACATTATCTATACAGTATCACAGTCAAAATGTGGTCAGCAATACCTGTCTACTATACAAGAATCCAAAAAAGTAAGAAAGAACACAGTAGCCACACATTCACAATGGAAGACTGATCCTCATTGCTCTTCAAGGGCCCAAGTATGGCAATAGGACAGAACTGGGGGAAGCCTATGGATATGGTTTGTTCTCAATGGTCAGGTCTCAATCCTTCTCAAAAATTAAATGCCATGTTCCAGGAACTACTCTCTCCACTGTCTGTATGTCTCAATTCAGCAAGCAAGCGATTTATATAGCAATGTTTACTGGCAAGAAGTGAAACTCCAAACTGActataaataatgagaaaaaatgtaaGCAGCCTATATTGTAAGAAAAAAGTATAATCAATAGCCTACCAAACGTTCAATTTTCACTTTTCTGCAATACTGCAATTCGCTTGTAAACATATATCTTTTGTGAGAAAATTCCATATAAAGGCAGCAGAAGACGAATAAAagtatagtataaaaataaaaaccactacAAAAGCTAAAAGGGAACAAGACTTTGTGCATGGTTCTCTTTTTCAAGCTCCTATTGCTTTTCCCTTTGATGAAAAATACCTGTTCCTCATCTAGATCTAAGTTCCCTGATTCTGCATCAGGTACTACTGTAGACTCCGGAGGAGTTGTTGCATCTTCTTTTTCCTCTATCAAGTATGGAGTATTAAGAAATTCTTCAATTAACTCTGGACAGTCCAAGTTTTCCTCTGGCTCCCAGGTGTTATCAGCACTAGACAAAATGGATAAAATATGTTCACACAAAGTAGACATCTACTGAACAATTGTGTATAAGAACATCATTCTACATACATGACACATCAACAGCTGTAACACCCAACAAGATTTTGTTATGGTACTGCACATAAAAATCATAAGCAAATTTAAATTCACACTTGGAACAATGCTTACAACTAAGTACAAATTGAAAGTATCAGAGTATCTACACAGAATTGCTAAtggaaaatgtttgaaatttacaCCTACTCTGTAAAACCCTTCCATTTCAAAAAGTATTCTACTTTTCCATCCACAACACGTCTGTCAATAATTTTCTCAACAACAAATTCTTGTACTACAgttgcttcttctgtttttctgtttcgaACATTCTGCTTCTTCCTCATTGtgtcctgcaaaaaaaaaaaacagaataagcaTTAtggtaaacaataaataaaatatttaaaactgggTTTAAATTTAGAAAAGATGTTAATTTCATACTGTGAAAAATCATTTTCTACATAGTGGAGGCTTTGTACATTTTTGCAGAATGTCCAAGTAAAGCAACATGtgttacagattaaaaaaaatttatagtAGTAAACACATGCATAAAATGTATCTAGATTTATGTTACATTTATGCATAAAGACTGTTTATGCTTTATACAATATAAAACATGCTTTATTTATCCTTTGATGCAAAAAGTACAAAAGATTATGGTACCAATGAGAATGATAAAGATCTGCATAAGAAAACTTAACTGCTTTGCTTTTAAACTTTTACACATTAATTATGAGCATAAtgcagtgcttagtgctgctCCTCATAGATCCTGGTTTCAaatcatgtggttgtagtctgtgtggggtttgcatgttctcttcatgtttGTGTGGGTTCTCTCCCACACAGTCAAGATTAGAGTATCAGGTTATTTGACAATTCTAAACTGGATTGGTGTAAAAGAAGGACATTTGATAGAATGATTCCCTGTCAAGGGCTGATTACTACATTATGGCCAATGCTAACGAGATAGGTCTCTGGCCCTCCATGGCCCCTAAATGGATTAAGATTTGTGAATGTagtgtatatagatataataaataatgtggAGTATTtgaaataactgaattttttatGCACAAATTTTGAGATTATAGTGTAGCATGCCATTAGCAAAATGACAGACATATGATTCACTAACATAACTATATTTCTCAATTCATCAACTTTTTAAGGATCTGCCTAGTGGTAAGTACTTTGTATCAGGTATTCACATTTTTTCACTTGATGCCATGTTATTACCTTTACACATGAATTG includes:
- the LOC114664224 gene encoding chromobox protein homolog 3-like isoform X1; the encoded protein is MSEIDTMRKKQNVRNRKTEEATVVQEFVVEKIIDRRVVDGKVEYFLKWKGFTDADNTWEPEENLDCPELIEEFLNTPYLIEEKEDATTPPESTVVPDAESGNLDLDEEQVSELQETEEQYEEEKPRGFACGFQPERIIGSTDKKGELMFLIKWKDSEEVDLVPAREASMKCPEVVIAFYEEKLTWHSCSEEDLP
- the LOC114664224 gene encoding chromobox protein homolog 3-like isoform X2 translates to MRKKQNVRNRKTEEATVVQEFVVEKIIDRRVVDGKVEYFLKWKGFTDADNTWEPEENLDCPELIEEFLNTPYLIEEKEDATTPPESTVVPDAESGNLDLDEEQVSELQETEEQYEEEKPRGFACGFQPERIIGSTDKKGELMFLIKWKDSEEVDLVPAREASMKCPEVVIAFYEEKLTWHSCSEEDLP